One genomic segment of Myxococcota bacterium includes these proteins:
- the prcA gene encoding proteasome subunit alpha: MSMPFYVSPEQVMQDKAEYARKGIGRGKSSITVEYDSGIAVMAENQSSLSKIGEIYDRIAFAGVGKFSEFDQLRKIGVRYADMKGYQYSRDDVRARALANSYSQAIGDVFTRELKPLEVEVIVAEVGDPELSGHEDNEIYRIQFDGSISDHRGFCVIGGSEEELASYLQSNFQQNAPLGEVLRMGQAALQRAADGQGSVPPENLEVCLLEKARNGRKFRRLSTDELRGHLSS; encoded by the coding sequence GGAAGGGCATCGGACGCGGAAAGTCCAGCATCACCGTCGAGTACGACTCGGGCATCGCCGTGATGGCCGAGAACCAGTCGAGCCTCTCGAAGATCGGCGAGATCTACGACCGGATCGCCTTCGCAGGCGTCGGCAAGTTCAGCGAGTTCGATCAGCTTCGGAAGATCGGGGTCCGCTACGCCGACATGAAGGGCTACCAGTACAGCCGCGACGACGTGCGCGCCCGCGCTCTGGCCAACTCCTACTCGCAGGCGATCGGCGACGTGTTCACGCGCGAGCTGAAGCCGCTCGAGGTCGAGGTGATCGTGGCCGAGGTCGGCGACCCGGAGCTCTCCGGGCACGAGGACAACGAGATCTATCGCATCCAGTTCGATGGCAGCATCAGCGATCACCGCGGCTTCTGCGTGATCGGCGGGTCGGAGGAGGAGCTGGCGAGCTACCTCCAGTCGAATTTCCAGCAGAACGCTCCCCTTGGGGAGGTGCTCCGGATGGGTCAGGCCGCACTTCAACGTGCAGCCGATGGGCAGGGAAGCGTACCGCCCGAGAACCTCGAGGTGTGCCTGCTCGAAAAGGCGCGGAACGGCCGAAAGTTCCGTAGGCTGAGCACCGATGAGCTGAGAGGACACCTCAGCAGTTAG